A single Tenacibaculum sp. 190524A02b DNA region contains:
- the aqpZ gene encoding aquaporin Z: MKKYFAELFGTFWLVFGGCGSAIFAAAYPELGIGFTGVALAFGLTVLTMAYAVGHISGGHFNPAVSFGLWAGGKFSSKELVPYIASQLIGAVLAAGTLYLIISNKSGFEGVGGFAANGYGTLSPGGYNLGAAFIAEFMLTLFFLLIILGSTSKEAPKGFAPIAIGLGLTLIHLISIPITNTSVNPARSMSQALFAGGEYLTQSWLFWVAPIAGAIVAGFIHKALFDKE, translated from the coding sequence ATGAAAAAATATTTCGCAGAATTATTCGGAACCTTTTGGTTAGTCTTTGGAGGATGTGGTAGTGCTATTTTTGCAGCAGCATATCCCGAATTAGGAATTGGTTTTACTGGAGTAGCCTTGGCTTTTGGTTTAACAGTGTTAACAATGGCATACGCAGTAGGACACATTTCTGGAGGGCATTTTAACCCAGCGGTTTCTTTTGGGTTGTGGGCTGGAGGAAAGTTTTCTTCTAAAGAGTTGGTTCCTTATATTGCTTCTCAATTAATTGGCGCTGTATTAGCAGCAGGAACTTTATATTTAATAATATCTAATAAGTCTGGATTTGAAGGTGTTGGAGGCTTTGCTGCCAATGGTTATGGAACACTTTCACCAGGAGGCTATAATTTAGGAGCTGCTTTTATAGCTGAATTTATGTTAACTTTATTTTTCTTATTAATTATTTTAGGAAGCACAAGTAAAGAAGCACCTAAAGGATTTGCGCCAATAGCAATAGGTTTAGGATTAACGTTAATTCATTTAATAAGTATTCCAATAACCAATACATCAGTAAATCCAGCACGCTCAATGAGTCAGGCTTTGTTTGCAGGAGGTGAGTATTTAACACAGTCATGGTTGTTTTGGGTAGCGCCTATAGCTGGGGCAATTGTAGCTGGTTTTATTCATAAAGCATTGTTTGATAAAGAGTAA
- a CDS encoding sulfatase-like hydrolase/transferase, whose product MRFPKLSFLVIILLVFVSCSNEEQIQQEEQIRTVSLIDKPNILLVIADDMGLDATPSYSVGTTKPNMPNLQNLITNGLRFSNVWSNPTCTPTRAGILTGKYGFRTNVMKVDDELSTSEVSIQQYLKNNNTGYSTAVIGKWHLSKNVTHPNQMGIDYYAGLLSGSVQSYSEWNLTQNESTITSREYITTKFTDLAIDWVKQQSQPWFLWLAYNTPHTPFHLPPEGMHSQGNLPADQASVDANPLPYYMGMIEAMDFQIGRLLNSMSIEEKENTIIIFIGDNGTPGGVVQEYRPRKAKGTLYQGGVNVPMVISGKNVWRKNEIEEGLVNTTDLFATIAEIAGVNTTTINDSKSFKEYLSSNKSSIRDFAYTEQKNEEGVEHTIRNKTHKYIQFANGSEALFDLVNDAFEQSNLLNTTLDNSDAEELESLKQSLNNLK is encoded by the coding sequence ATGAGATTCCCCAAACTTTCTTTTTTAGTTATCATTTTATTAGTATTTGTTTCTTGTAGTAATGAGGAGCAAATTCAACAAGAAGAACAAATAAGAACCGTTTCCTTAATAGATAAGCCTAATATTTTATTAGTCATTGCAGATGATATGGGCTTAGATGCTACGCCAAGTTATTCGGTAGGTACAACAAAGCCAAATATGCCTAACTTACAAAATCTAATTACTAATGGATTGAGGTTTTCAAACGTTTGGTCTAATCCAACCTGTACACCAACAAGAGCAGGTATATTAACAGGGAAATATGGTTTTAGAACGAATGTGATGAAGGTAGATGATGAGTTGTCTACTTCAGAAGTTTCTATTCAACAATATTTAAAAAATAATAATACAGGTTATAGTACAGCTGTTATAGGCAAATGGCATTTATCTAAAAACGTTACTCACCCTAACCAAATGGGAATAGATTATTATGCAGGGCTTTTAAGTGGAAGTGTTCAGTCGTATTCAGAATGGAACTTAACCCAAAATGAAAGTACAATCACATCTAGAGAATATATAACAACTAAGTTTACCGATTTAGCTATTGATTGGGTAAAACAGCAAAGCCAACCTTGGTTTTTGTGGTTAGCATATAACACACCACATACACCATTTCATTTACCTCCTGAAGGAATGCATTCACAAGGAAATTTACCAGCAGATCAGGCAAGTGTAGATGCAAATCCTTTACCTTATTATATGGGAATGATTGAGGCTATGGATTTTCAAATTGGAAGGTTGTTGAATTCTATGTCAATTGAAGAAAAAGAGAATACAATAATTATTTTTATAGGAGACAATGGTACGCCTGGAGGAGTAGTACAAGAGTATAGACCTAGAAAAGCAAAAGGAACTTTATATCAAGGAGGCGTGAATGTACCTATGGTAATTTCAGGGAAAAACGTATGGCGAAAAAATGAAATAGAAGAAGGCTTGGTAAATACAACCGATTTGTTTGCTACAATAGCAGAAATTGCTGGGGTAAATACAACAACCATTAATGATAGTAAGAGCTTTAAAGAATATTTATCATCTAACAAAAGTAGTATTAGAGATTTTGCATACACAGAACAAAAAAATGAGGAAGGAGTAGAGCATACAATAAGAAATAAAACACACAAATACATTCAGTTTGCTAATGGTAGTGAAGCTTTATTTGATTTGGTGAATGACGCTTTTGAACAAAGTAATTTACTAAATACTACGCTTGATAATTCGGATGCAGAGGAGTTAGAAAGTTTAAAACAATCTCTTAATAATTTAAAATAA
- a CDS encoding YHYH protein, translating into MRKLHVISKFFLVVSLFFISCGSDDEGNVDGGGVTTNPTSYNITSILSKFDNVDGLSYSVNGDFVEITTNGLPDHKSPYWEQGHALYEAYNGTNPNWNLNPNTISTQNIVFRIPLKPQEAANKTATGLGPIGVSVNGVVFYNQYAGPNNQPLTNEINSFDQYLGHPQNRGQYHYHIEPTYLTGKFGKSSFLGLLADGFPVYGPEENGGTVTNADLDVYHGHVSATVDFPDGIYHYHITAEDPYLNGNGYYGSPGNISQ; encoded by the coding sequence ATGAGGAAATTACATGTAATATCGAAGTTTTTTTTAGTAGTGAGTCTTTTTTTTATATCGTGTGGCTCAGATGATGAAGGAAATGTTGATGGAGGTGGAGTAACAACAAACCCAACAAGTTACAATATAACATCAATATTGTCGAAATTTGATAATGTTGATGGATTAAGCTATAGTGTAAATGGAGACTTTGTAGAGATAACAACCAATGGTTTACCAGATCATAAAAGCCCTTATTGGGAGCAGGGACATGCTTTGTATGAAGCTTATAATGGAACAAACCCTAACTGGAATCTTAATCCAAATACAATTAGTACTCAAAATATTGTTTTTAGAATTCCATTAAAACCTCAGGAAGCAGCTAATAAAACAGCTACAGGTTTAGGCCCTATAGGCGTTTCAGTAAATGGAGTGGTTTTTTATAATCAATATGCAGGGCCTAATAATCAGCCATTAACCAATGAGATAAACTCATTTGATCAATATCTAGGACATCCACAAAATAGAGGGCAATACCATTACCATATTGAACCAACTTATTTAACTGGTAAGTTTGGGAAATCTAGTTTTCTAGGATTGTTAGCAGATGGTTTTCCTGTATATGGCCCTGAAGAAAATGGAGGCACAGTTACAAATGCAGATCTAGATGTGTATCACGGGCATGTTTCCGCTACCGTTGATTTCCCCGATGGAATTTATCATTATCACATAACAGCTGAAGATCCTTATTTAAATGGAAATGGCTATTATGGCTCACCAGGTAATATTTCACAATAA
- a CDS encoding SCO family protein: MKKLIRHIKNFIFLSMLIFGVSCKKGKTIVSEDSLPFFNSALFTPEWIKEDDPKYQSIHTIPDFELTNQDGKKVTNKNYEGKIYVADFFFVSCPGICPILEKNMSRLQDEFKTDKEVLLLSHTVMPVKDSVPALKEYASKNNIDSKKWNLVTGDKKQIYNLARKGYFADEDFVKTKDEEAFIHTENFVLVDKKRRIRGVYNGTLAIDIERLIRHIKMLKLEK, from the coding sequence ATGAAAAAATTAATTAGACACATAAAGAATTTTATTTTTTTGAGTATGTTGATTTTTGGGGTTTCATGTAAAAAGGGAAAAACAATAGTAAGTGAGGATTCGTTACCTTTTTTTAATTCTGCTTTATTTACACCTGAATGGATTAAAGAAGATGATCCTAAATATCAATCAATACATACTATCCCTGATTTTGAATTAACAAATCAAGATGGGAAAAAAGTAACGAATAAAAACTATGAAGGTAAAATATACGTAGCTGATTTTTTCTTTGTGAGCTGTCCTGGTATTTGTCCCATATTGGAGAAAAATATGAGTAGACTTCAAGACGAATTTAAAACAGATAAAGAAGTATTGCTGTTGTCTCATACAGTAATGCCTGTTAAAGACTCTGTCCCTGCTTTAAAAGAATATGCCAGTAAAAATAATATTGATAGTAAAAAGTGGAACTTAGTCACAGGAGATAAAAAACAAATTTATAATCTTGCTAGAAAAGGGTATTTTGCGGATGAAGATTTTGTGAAAACCAAAGATGAAGAAGCCTTTATACATACTGAGAATTTTGTTTTAGTAGATAAAAAAAGAAGGATAAGAGGAGTGTATAATGGAACACTAGCTATAGATATTGAACGATTGATCCGTCATATAAAAATGTTAAAACTAGAAAAGTAA
- the murB gene encoding UDP-N-acetylmuramate dehydrogenase, whose protein sequence is MNIQENISLKKYNTFGIHVNAKRFVSIDSFYDLQQLLKKEQDIFIISGGSNMLLTKDIEKLVVHLNIKGISIDKEEDNAVYLTVNAGENWHEFVLWCIEQGFGGLENLSLIPGNVGTCPIQNIGAYGVEVKDTITKVEALEITTGKLITFSNKDCKFGYRNSIFKNEAKNKYLITSVSFQLTKKDHTLNTSYGAIENKLKDITSPTIKDVSNAVISIRKSKLPDPSEIGNSGSFFKNPIISIEHYKDLLEKHPEIPSYKVSESEVKVPAGWLIEKSGFKGKRYGDTGVHTKQALVLVNYNNAKGIDVYKLAQKIQETIKENFNITLEIEVNVI, encoded by the coding sequence TTGAATATTCAAGAAAACATATCATTAAAAAAATACAATACGTTTGGTATCCATGTGAATGCCAAACGTTTTGTTTCTATAGATTCTTTTTATGATTTACAACAATTATTAAAAAAAGAACAAGATATTTTCATAATTAGTGGTGGCAGTAATATGCTACTTACTAAGGATATTGAAAAACTTGTTGTTCATCTAAATATAAAAGGAATTTCTATTGATAAAGAAGAAGATAATGCAGTATACTTAACTGTGAATGCTGGTGAAAATTGGCATGAATTTGTTCTATGGTGCATTGAACAGGGTTTTGGTGGATTAGAAAATTTATCTTTAATCCCTGGAAATGTTGGAACTTGCCCTATTCAAAATATAGGTGCTTATGGTGTAGAAGTTAAAGATACAATTACCAAAGTTGAAGCACTTGAAATAACTACAGGAAAACTAATTACATTTTCTAACAAAGATTGTAAGTTTGGTTATAGAAATTCTATTTTCAAAAATGAAGCTAAAAACAAATACCTAATCACTTCTGTAAGTTTCCAACTAACTAAAAAAGATCATACCTTAAATACTTCGTATGGAGCGATAGAAAACAAATTAAAAGACATTACATCTCCTACTATAAAAGACGTTTCTAATGCTGTTATTTCAATACGTAAATCAAAATTACCTGACCCAAGTGAAATAGGCAATAGTGGAAGTTTTTTTAAGAACCCTATTATCTCAATTGAACACTATAAAGACTTACTAGAAAAACATCCTGAAATACCAAGTTATAAGGTTTCAGAATCTGAAGTCAAAGTACCAGCTGGATGGCTAATTGAAAAAAGTGGCTTTAAAGGTAAACGCTATGGAGATACCGGCGTACATACCAAACAAGCTCTTGTTCTTGTTAACTATAACAATGCTAAAGGCATTGACGTATATAAACTAGCTCAAAAAATTCAAGAAACTATTAAAGAAAATTTTAATATTACCTTAGAAATTGAGGTAAATGTGATTTAG
- a CDS encoding pyridoxal phosphate-dependent aminotransferase: MPSISTKGNSMPQSPIRKLVPYAEAAKKNGTKVFHLNIGQPDIKTPQVALDAVKNNAIEVLSYARSEGSEEYRTKLANYYGKNDIHVSANNIIATTGGSEALLFTIGSITDPGDEIIIPEPFYANYNGFSTASGVKVVPVISKIEDNFALPAIEDFEKLITNKTKAILICNPGNPTGYLYSKEEIEKLKQIVLKHDLFLIADEVYREFTYDGEKHNSVMALEGLEQNAIMIDSVSKRYSMCGARIGCIVSKNEEFINTAIKFAQARLSPPTYALLASEAALDTPQSYFDEVIEEYEGRRNTLITELQKIEGVRVANPKGAFYCIAELPVDNSEDFAQWILEKFNHNNETVMVAPAGGFYSTKGEGKNQVRIAYVLNKTDLKRCVEILKIALEQYNS, translated from the coding sequence ATGCCATCAATTTCTACCAAAGGAAATTCTATGCCTCAATCACCAATTAGAAAATTGGTTCCTTATGCTGAGGCAGCTAAAAAAAATGGAACTAAAGTTTTTCATTTAAACATTGGACAACCTGATATTAAAACACCTCAAGTTGCTTTAGATGCTGTTAAAAATAATGCTATTGAAGTTTTATCATATGCAAGGTCTGAAGGTTCTGAGGAATACCGAACAAAACTAGCTAATTATTACGGTAAAAATGACATTCATGTTTCTGCTAATAATATTATTGCTACTACAGGTGGTTCAGAAGCATTATTATTTACTATAGGTAGTATTACTGACCCAGGTGATGAAATCATCATTCCAGAACCATTTTATGCTAACTACAATGGTTTTTCAACTGCTTCAGGCGTTAAAGTTGTTCCTGTAATTTCTAAAATAGAAGATAACTTTGCTTTACCTGCTATTGAAGATTTTGAAAAATTAATCACCAATAAAACAAAAGCCATACTTATTTGTAATCCTGGAAACCCAACAGGTTATTTATACAGTAAAGAGGAAATTGAAAAATTAAAACAAATTGTTCTTAAACATGATTTATTTTTAATTGCTGATGAAGTATATCGTGAATTCACCTACGACGGTGAAAAGCACAATTCTGTTATGGCATTAGAAGGTTTAGAGCAAAATGCAATTATGATTGATTCTGTTTCTAAACGTTATAGTATGTGTGGTGCAAGAATAGGATGTATTGTATCAAAAAACGAAGAGTTTATTAATACAGCTATTAAATTTGCTCAAGCTCGTTTAAGCCCTCCTACTTATGCTTTATTAGCAAGTGAAGCAGCTTTAGACACTCCTCAAAGTTATTTTGATGAAGTAATAGAAGAATACGAAGGTCGCAGAAACACACTAATTACTGAACTACAAAAAATAGAAGGTGTTAGAGTTGCTAATCCCAAAGGAGCTTTTTATTGTATAGCGGAGCTTCCTGTTGATAATTCTGAAGACTTTGCTCAATGGATTTTAGAAAAATTTAATCATAACAATGAAACTGTAATGGTAGCTCCTGCTGGTGGATTCTACTCTACTAAAGGTGAAGGTAAAAACCAAGTACGTATTGCTTATGTTTTAAACAAAACCGACCTTAAACGTTGTGTTGAAATATTAAAAATAGCTTTAGAACAATATAATAGTTAA
- a CDS encoding retropepsin-like aspartic protease, with translation MNKILLYIMLCVAFCMQSQSKFNFLKGVHKQDVRFKMVNNLIVVPINVNGKELSFILDTGVNKTVLFNLTQNDSITLNNKRKIFIKGLGEGEPAEAILSRGNRFRIENLLGTNQEVFVILHDEFNLSAKMGVTINGIIGYDLLKDVVLKINYTSEKLTFYKPSKYKEPRCRSCERLKLEFYKKKPYIDVGIQVDEEGNFVPVKMLVDSGGSDAMWLFEGSNREIKTPEKFFVDILGVGLSGTIYGKRSRINTLKLGKFKIKKPTVSFLDTLATKDARKFGKRNGSIGGNVLSRFKVWVDYPNKKIMLKKSGSLTGFYYNMSGLHVVHDGLELVKLQGSSLVSSVDKDSFGGNRGATTKKVISFVTSYSYKFRPSYKIESVVKDSPAFRAGIEKDDIILSINGKPFYEYTLETITSLFQLKPNKKIKMVVKRGIVELKYEFRLEPRI, from the coding sequence TTGAATAAAATATTACTCTACATCATGTTATGTGTTGCATTTTGTATGCAATCTCAATCAAAATTTAATTTTTTAAAAGGCGTTCATAAGCAGGATGTTAGGTTTAAGATGGTAAATAACCTAATAGTTGTGCCAATTAATGTAAATGGGAAAGAGCTCTCATTTATCTTAGATACTGGTGTTAATAAAACTGTACTTTTTAATTTAACACAAAATGATAGTATAACCCTAAATAACAAGAGGAAAATTTTTATTAAAGGTTTAGGAGAAGGTGAGCCGGCAGAAGCAATTTTGTCTAGAGGAAATAGGTTTAGGATAGAAAATCTTTTAGGTACTAATCAAGAAGTGTTTGTTATTTTACATGATGAGTTTAATCTTTCTGCAAAAATGGGAGTAACTATTAATGGAATAATAGGTTATGATTTGTTGAAAGATGTGGTTTTGAAAATAAATTATACGAGTGAAAAACTTACATTTTATAAACCAAGTAAATACAAAGAACCGCGTTGTCGTTCCTGTGAAAGATTAAAATTAGAATTTTATAAAAAGAAACCATATATAGATGTAGGAATTCAGGTTGATGAGGAAGGGAATTTTGTACCGGTTAAAATGTTGGTTGATTCTGGGGGAAGTGATGCTATGTGGTTGTTTGAAGGAAGCAATAGAGAAATCAAAACTCCTGAAAAATTTTTTGTAGATATATTAGGAGTGGGGTTAAGTGGGACTATTTATGGTAAAAGAAGTAGAATCAATACTCTTAAATTAGGAAAGTTTAAGATAAAAAAGCCTACAGTTTCTTTTTTAGATACTTTAGCAACTAAAGATGCTCGAAAGTTTGGTAAAAGGAATGGTAGTATTGGAGGAAATGTTTTAAGTCGTTTTAAAGTTTGGGTTGATTATCCTAATAAAAAAATAATGCTGAAAAAAAGTGGTTCTTTAACTGGGTTCTATTATAACATGAGTGGACTGCATGTTGTTCACGATGGACTAGAGTTAGTTAAATTACAAGGGAGTTCACTAGTAAGTAGCGTAGATAAAGATTCTTTTGGAGGAAATAGAGGAGCAACTACTAAAAAAGTTATTTCGTTTGTTACTAGTTATAGTTATAAGTTTAGACCGTCATACAAAATAGAAAGTGTCGTAAAAGATTCGCCTGCTTTTAGAGCAGGAATTGAAAAAGATGATATTATTTTAAGTATTAATGGTAAACCTTTTTATGAGTATACATTGGAAACAATTACTTCCCTATTTCAATTAAAACCTAATAAAAAAATAAAAATGGTTGTAAAAAGAGGTATTGTAGAGCTAAAGTATGAGTTTAGATTAGAGCCTAGAATTTAA
- a CDS encoding ATP-dependent helicase → MDTYLEQLNEPQRAAVLQKDGPMIIIAGAGSGKTRVLTYRIAHLMQQGVDSFNILSLTFTNKAAREMKERIGSVVGYGEAKNLWMGTFHSVFARILRSEADKLGYPSNFTIYDTQDAVRLITAIIKEMRLDKDRYKPKQILSRISSFKNSLITVRAYFNNSDLQEADLQASRPKVGDIYKEYVDRCFKSGAMDFDDLLLRTNELLARFPDVLAKYQDRFRYIMVDEYQDTNHSQYLIVRALADRFQNICVVGDDSQSIYSFRGANINNILNFQRDYSDAKTFKLEQNYRSTSNIVEAANSVIDKNKVKLDKEVWTANDSGEKIKVMRSISDGEEGRFVAQSIWENQMNHQLTNNDFAILYRTNAQSRAIEDALRKKDIKYKIYGGISFYQRKEIKDLLSYLRMLINPNDEEALKRIINYPARGIGATTVDKLTIAANHYNKSIFDIIKHLDKVDIKLNSSTKNKLENFKVMIQRFQVEAQTKNAFEVADLVVKQTQLVRDLQKDGTPEGINKVENVQELLNGIKDFITDKIETGEDASLTAFLEDVALATDFDSEKDDTPRVSLMTIHLSKGLEYPYVYIVGLEENLFPSAMSMNTRNELEEERRLFYVALTRAEKVAYLTYAQTRYRWGKLTDGEPSRFLEEIDDQFLEYLAPKVPESSVNRFVDASMFEDDSPSKFRFQKPIQKKRKEFLSKKDKGTTLPTKGRLKKVSEASTNNTNLFDGEIVVGNVVEHNRFGKGKVLSLEGKGPNKKAEIEFGTIGKKKLLLQFAKLKVIG, encoded by the coding sequence TTGGATACTTATTTAGAGCAACTTAACGAACCACAAAGAGCGGCTGTTTTACAAAAAGATGGACCGATGATTATTATAGCAGGAGCAGGATCAGGGAAAACAAGAGTGTTGACCTATAGAATTGCTCATTTAATGCAGCAAGGGGTCGATTCATTTAATATTTTATCATTAACATTTACCAATAAAGCGGCACGTGAAATGAAAGAACGTATTGGAAGTGTTGTAGGTTATGGTGAAGCAAAAAACTTATGGATGGGAACATTTCATTCTGTTTTTGCTAGGATTTTAAGGTCAGAAGCAGATAAGTTGGGGTATCCATCTAACTTTACAATTTATGATACGCAAGATGCTGTCCGTTTAATTACAGCTATTATAAAAGAAATGCGTTTAGATAAAGATAGGTACAAACCGAAACAAATTTTAAGTAGAATATCCTCTTTTAAAAATAGTTTAATTACTGTTAGAGCTTACTTTAATAATTCAGATTTACAAGAAGCAGACCTACAAGCCAGTCGTCCAAAAGTAGGGGATATTTATAAAGAATATGTGGATAGATGTTTCAAATCTGGCGCAATGGATTTTGATGATTTATTGTTGAGAACAAATGAGTTGTTAGCTCGTTTTCCAGATGTATTAGCAAAATATCAAGATCGATTTAGGTACATAATGGTAGATGAGTATCAAGATACCAACCATTCACAGTATTTAATAGTGAGAGCATTAGCTGATAGATTTCAAAATATTTGTGTGGTTGGTGATGATTCTCAAAGTATTTATAGTTTCCGTGGAGCTAATATTAATAATATTTTAAATTTTCAACGAGATTATTCAGATGCGAAAACATTTAAGCTTGAGCAAAATTATAGATCAACTTCTAATATCGTAGAGGCTGCTAATAGTGTTATTGATAAGAATAAAGTTAAATTAGATAAAGAGGTATGGACAGCTAATGATTCTGGAGAGAAGATTAAGGTAATGCGTTCTATTTCTGATGGAGAAGAAGGAAGGTTTGTAGCACAATCTATTTGGGAAAACCAAATGAATCATCAGTTAACGAATAATGATTTTGCCATTTTATATAGGACTAATGCACAATCTAGGGCTATAGAAGATGCATTGCGTAAAAAAGATATAAAGTATAAAATTTATGGGGGGATTTCTTTTTATCAACGTAAAGAGATAAAAGATTTACTTTCTTATTTAAGAATGTTAATCAATCCAAATGATGAAGAAGCTTTAAAAAGGATTATAAACTATCCAGCAAGAGGAATTGGAGCAACTACAGTTGATAAATTGACGATTGCTGCTAATCATTATAATAAATCAATTTTTGATATTATTAAGCATCTGGATAAGGTTGATATTAAATTGAATTCATCTACTAAAAACAAGTTAGAAAACTTTAAGGTGATGATTCAAAGATTTCAAGTAGAAGCGCAAACCAAGAATGCTTTTGAAGTAGCCGATTTAGTAGTGAAACAAACACAATTGGTAAGAGATTTACAAAAAGATGGAACGCCTGAAGGGATAAATAAAGTAGAGAATGTTCAAGAATTATTGAACGGTATTAAAGATTTTATTACAGATAAAATAGAAACAGGAGAAGATGCATCCTTAACAGCATTTTTAGAAGATGTAGCTTTGGCTACCGATTTTGATAGTGAAAAAGATGATACACCAAGAGTATCTTTAATGACGATTCATTTATCAAAAGGATTGGAATATCCATACGTTTATATTGTTGGCTTGGAAGAAAATTTATTTCCTTCAGCTATGAGTATGAATACACGAAATGAATTAGAAGAGGAACGTAGACTGTTTTATGTGGCCTTAACAAGGGCTGAAAAAGTTGCCTATTTAACCTATGCACAGACAAGATATAGGTGGGGGAAGTTAACTGATGGAGAACCAAGTCGCTTTCTTGAAGAAATAGATGATCAATTCCTTGAATATTTAGCACCAAAAGTTCCTGAATCATCTGTTAATAGGTTTGTTGATGCTAGTATGTTTGAAGATGATTCACCATCTAAGTTTCGTTTTCAAAAACCTATACAAAAGAAAAGAAAAGAATTTCTATCTAAAAAGGATAAAGGAACTACGTTACCAACTAAAGGAAGGTTAAAAAAAGTGTCAGAAGCATCTACTAATAATACAAATCTTTTTGATGGAGAAATAGTGGTAGGTAATGTAGTAGAACATAATCGTTTTGGTAAAGGTAAAGTGTTGTCTTTAGAAGGGAAAGGGCCAAATAAAAAAGCAGAAATAGAATTTGGAACAATAGGTAAAAAGAAGTTATTGTTGCAATTTGCGAAACTCAAAGTTATCGGGTAA
- a CDS encoding DUF4290 domain-containing protein — translation MTFDLEYNSERETLIIPEYGRHIQKLVNHCLALEEKEERNKMAKAIIDVMGNLQPHLRDVPDFKHKLWDQLHIMADFKLDVDSPYETPSKEELTEKPTKLEYPKSASKYRFYGTNIQTMIDVALTWDDGDMKEALVFTIANHMKKCYLNWNKDTVEDAVIFDHLFELSEGKLNLRNTEEELTESKNLLRKRNTQGQKGKTTNKKHRKK, via the coding sequence ATGACGTTTGATTTAGAATACAATTCAGAGAGAGAGACATTAATTATTCCAGAATATGGAAGACATATACAAAAATTAGTAAACCATTGTTTGGCGTTGGAGGAGAAAGAGGAAAGAAATAAAATGGCAAAAGCAATTATAGATGTAATGGGGAATTTACAGCCTCATTTAAGGGATGTCCCTGATTTTAAGCATAAGTTATGGGATCAATTACATATAATGGCTGATTTTAAGTTAGATGTAGATTCTCCTTATGAAACACCATCAAAAGAAGAGTTAACGGAAAAACCAACAAAGTTAGAGTATCCGAAATCTGCTTCTAAATATCGTTTTTATGGAACTAACATACAAACAATGATTGATGTTGCCTTAACATGGGATGATGGTGATATGAAAGAAGCGTTGGTTTTTACAATAGCTAATCATATGAAAAAATGTTATTTAAATTGGAATAAAGATACTGTAGAAGATGCTGTGATTTTTGATCATTTATTTGAATTGTCTGAAGGAAAACTTAATCTTAGAAACACAGAAGAAGAGTTAACTGAAAGTAAAAATTTATTGAGAAAAAGAAATACTCAAGGTCAAAAAGGAAAAACTACCAATAAAAAACACAGAAAAAAATAA